AGCAAATGAAGCCCAGCCCATTAATTACCTGCTCGGGGACAAAGGTCGTGGTTTTGGGCTGCCCCTCCTGCATGGAAACACCaaaatgcagatgaagcagCCTTGTGAGACAGCAGGACGTGTCACATCCAAGTTGGGTTTGCGTGAAATCCTCCAAGACAAGAGAACTGCCcactcctctttcttctttccaatcTCGGCATCTGCCTCCAAAACCAAATTTCTTGAGggtttgctgttttcttttccttttttatggCTTTTATTCCATCCTCCCCCATAACCTTATTGATTTTTCCACCCGACCCTGATCCTACACCCACATTCGTGGGTGGTTTTGCCAGCATCTGGTCTGTCCCTGTCCCACTTGGCAGCGTGGTACCCAGCAGGAgccctgttttccttctggtgACTTCTGCCTTATCTCTCCAAGGCTGTTTTCTTATGTCAGAGGTGCTTTTGGAGCTGCATTGCTGCAGTGTCCAGCAGCCTTCCACCCACGAGATGGGTGCCTGTAGGTTGGGCTGTGaatcccttcccctttcctaaTTGTGCTCCTCCAGAAGCTGAGATCAAAccaaaaagggggaaaaaaaacccaaaacccaacaaaccaGCCCCAAACTCTGGATTTCCAGAGGCTGAATGGAGAAAGCACTGAGCGCAGTGGTGGTGACGGGTGGCCTCCAGCTCTATGGGGTGGCCCTGCTCTTTTCCCAGCTGGTTTGTGATGTCAGATGGATAGAATAAAAAGGAGAATAGAGAGCATGGGTTCCTGAACGCTTCCACCATGAGGCTCTCACCTGGAGGGCAGGGATTTATTGCGTGGTGACCCACATTCCCAGAGCCCCACAGTGTGACCACAGCCATGGGatcccaccaccacctcctctccagccattttcctcttccatcatTCCTCTTCCATCACATTTCCCACAGCCCCCAAAGCCACCAACAAGTGGTGACGGAGagatggaagagaagaactCAGATCCCAAACCGTgattgttggagcaggtccagcaTCCCAACTATTGAACCTGAatctgaaacactgcagtggGCGCTGCCAAGAACTTtgttcatttattatttttcccttccgGGCACTGAAAATTGCTGCGTGGGATGGAGATTTGGAGGTGATTGATGGGTTTTTGGTGCTTGCCAAgtagaagttttctttttatgggCATTCAGCAGCTGGGCTCGGGGAGCTGGTGCCCTATGGGGAGCTGGTGCCCTATGGGGAGCTGGTGCCCTATGGGGAGCTGGTGCCCTATGAGGAGCTGGTGCCCTATGGGGAGCTGGTGCCCTATGGGGAGCTGGTGCCCTATGAGGAGCTGGTGCCCTATGGGGAGCTGGTGCCCTATGGGGAGCTGGTGCCCTATGAAAGTTGCACCAGTTGGCTTTGTGTGGACAGCAGAGAGCGTAGCATGGTCAGGATAAAGAACTTCCTACCTTGGCTTTTTGGGTTGAGGTCCATCTTTCTAGACAGGACAGAGGTGCAGAGCCATGGGACAGGGACATCCCACCCCAGCCTGATCCATTTCTTTGCGGCCAAGGCTGTGGAGCATCCTCACATCGTGGGAAGGACATACAGCTGTGGGTGCCACCAGACAAAAGCACCCGAGGTGTGCAGTGATGCTGGCTGGAAGACAGTGGGGTTTTCCAGCAGGGAATGCCAACTCATCTTTCCTCTGCTGGGAATTTTCCATGGAGTTTCATGGTGTGGAAACACACCCAGGAATGGAAAAAGcccaggaggaaagaaagaagacaggAAGTTACTTGGCCAAGAGGGCTTGGCGGGGTCCCAAGGCGAGGGATGGTGTTGGGTTCATACACagcacccccagcactgcacatgGGCTGGGATCCCAAACTTGTTCTTTTCCCCTGTATTTAATGATAATCTGTTTAATACCCTCCATTTGATCTCCATCTCGAGAGGAACTAAGACAGAAAGGAGGGGGGAGGTACTGGCTCCTGTGCAAAAGGGGGTGGAGTAGGATGGAAAAAGACATCAGGGATGGGTAGGAGTCCAGAGAAGATAAATAAGGGATGGTTACTCCCTGCTATGCAAGATCTAGGGCAGGCAGTTCTCGGGTGGCTTCCCATATTCTCCCTCATTGGCTTTTCCTTCGTGGAGGGATCTCGACTCTGGAATGGGGCTGCCAAAATTCTCCTTGCTATGGGAAAAAATGGAGTTGGGAAAACATCCCCTAATGTAGTGATGCATTGTGTCTCTTGGGGAATTACAACTGCTTGGCTGTTGCTGGGGGGGATATCTCGTTATCTGCGGTTAATCATCTAGAGATAATGACTCCTGCATCTCTAATGGTGCTTTTCTGGGTCCCGTTTGCTGTCCTGGGGGAGGAAAGGTGAACGCAAAGAGAGAAGCTCAGTGCCATGGGGTGCCTCATCCAGAGGTGTTCCCCACCAGGAGTGCCCCAAACCCACATCAGCCCTCCAGGACCTCCCCGTGCCCAAAATAATGGGGCCCTGAGGGGCTCGTTGAGGGCTCTGGGTCTTTAGGGAGGGGAAAGAGCTCCTTGGAGTGCAGCAGTCCTGTTCCTCGCCTTGCATGATGCAACCCCAGCATCCTCCATGGGAAATGTGCAGAGTGTGAATTAAGAGCAGCTGCATGGCTCTCCGGCTCCAATTAACCTGATAATTAGAACTTCATCGAGGACATTGCTACCTCCAGGCGTGTCTCCAAGGGCAGAGCTGCTAACAAGGCTATGAGCTCCAGGATGGGCTCACTGCCACCaggggggtgggatgggaaggAGGGGGCCATCCTGGACAGAGAGCTGGAAAATCTGGCCTTTGTTTCAGTTTCAAGCAGggcagaaatgggagaaaacGTCCTGAAATCTCCAGGAGGAAACAAACCCCTCAAAGCAGGGTCCTCTGCAtcaccatcccagcaccatttGGCCACGCGCTGCATCGCAGGGAGCATCAGAGCATCATCGCCCAGAGACCATTTCCTCCCACCTGTCTTTATAATAACAACGTGTATTTACTGAAAAAGctgttaagaaagaaaaaacacattggGGAGAATGAGCTGTGTGAGGAGGGACGTTATGTGGAGAGCAGTGTGTTGAGGAATAAGTCCTTGTAGAAGGAATACCCCCTGGAAATTGGAGGAGCGCTGAGAGCCTCTCGTCACACCATTTAAATGcctttgaaagaggaaaatggaattaGAGAgattacaggaaaagaaaaatagacttAGCAGAACGAGAGCTGCTAAGAAATCTGGGAGTACTAATGAAGGATTGGATCAGATTTAGTTGGACAGATGCTCTTAAATGCCTTTCCCAACCTTGAttcaatggttctgtgattcagcaggCTGGCAGAGGGTGCCCAGCAGCAAAGAACTGCTCCCAAGAGGAGATCTCTTCAACTCTTGAAAGTTTCCCCATTGAACTCGGAGCCAAAAGGAAAACCGGGGTGAGGAAGAGCATTCCTGGCACCATCACAGCTTAAAGGGATTATCTGTCCCACCGACAGCCAACCGCCCTTCTGTCCAGAGCATCAAAACCCACCACCAATGACTTTTTCACGGCCGTAAATCCAAATAACGAGCTTTGCTCTCCCGTTTCCCGAAAGCTGGCCGAGTTCCATCGCAGCTCCTATGAATAAAACCACGTCCCGGATCCCAGAAGCCCAACACCCGGCCGCGTTCTTTCGGCCACCGCCGTCCCCGATGGAGTTCAGGCGCTGGAGGTTGCAGAGCCCCGACGCGCTCGGCGCACGTGTGGCGAGGCcgtcccctcctcccccctcctccgGCCgccccactgccaccacctcctcctcctcctcctcctcctcctcctcccacttCCTCCGCACAATGCGAGCAGCAGAGCGGGGCAGCAGCACCGTGCCGGCCCCCCccggccgccccctccccggCTCGGCTCCGTAAGATGCTCCGGAGGAGGCGGCTCCGCCAGGTGAGTGCGGAACAGCGCTCGGCAGTTCGGCTCCGAACCCCCTCCTCCCTCTCGGTTGCTGCGGGGCAGCTCTTGCTTATGGGATCCGAGCTCGGCTTGCAGGCTTTTACCCATTTATGGCCGGTGTAGAGCATGCGGTTGCTGCACGGGGCCGGTAGGTTTGCGTttcgtttttatttttcccccgCTGTAAAAAGCTGCTCCGGTGACCCCGAGTGCAGCGTTTTGCCATCCGTGCGCAACGCCGTTGGGTGCGAGATGTTAAAAAGCTGCAAAGTGAAAGTCCCCATGGGTTCCACCGGCAGGCGGGCTCCGCTTTGGACCCACAGCCAACGGCCGTGCCCGCACCCGGCGGGGATATCGGGGAGGTGACCTCCTCGGCAGCACCCAAGGGCCCCGTGTCACCTCCGCCACCCTTGGGGACAGCGGGACGGGACACGTGGGCACGGCGGAGCTGGAGGGCTCCCGCGTCCGCTTCGATGTAGGGTGAAACGAAGGcggtggtggggtcaccgtccccAGTCGTGGGATCGGACTGGATGATGTCGGTGGCCTTTTCCAACCGGGATGATTCTGCGATGTTTCCCCGATGCTGGGagggggatttggggctggGGGGACGCGAGCGTTGGCGTCGCCCTACCGTGGAATGGTTGCACGATGGTTCTTTGTAGATGAGTGCATgtcagggaaaggggaaaaggaggcacAGAAATTGGGTGAGTCACGATATTTGAGTGCAGTATCCATCCCAAACGTCGGCACTgtggggaaaaggggaaagccCCGTCCCGTGCACGTGGAGGTGGCACCTTTGGCTCCGTCTTCTGCTGGATGTGCCTTGGGATGCAGCCTCCTGCTTTTGCAGGGCTCCTGTTGCCTTCCTGTATTTCTCCTCCCCGAAGTCTTCCGTCCCAAATGTCCCAGCAGAGGGACATGGCAGCGCTAAGGGACGTGAGGGGGGAAACACgtcccctccccagcctcaTCCATGGGTTCAAGCCCCTTCCACAGCAAAGCCACCGAGCTTGGGTCCCCTTATCTACCCCAGCAAGCTTGCCCCGCTATcgaagccatttccccttctgcGGACAGGGCTTTTATCTTATCTCCACGCTCTCTTCctccatttccttctctgtttctctgctgaTTCTtgccacaaaaagaaaaaaaaaaggggggggtgTGGAGAAGATGTGAGATCCCACCACTCTGAGCCTATCCGTGGGCCTGGAGGTTGCTGGGGGGGGGTCCCAAGTGGAGCTGGCCCATGCTTGGGGGATGGCAGGGgatgcctggaggtgtttgggTGGTGCTCTTGGAGGGATGCTCAAGGCATCTCGGTGGGATGCCCAAGAGATCCTGGCGGatgtctgctgctgctcctgggtgCACGGAGGATTGCATGGAGGGATGCTCAAGGCGTCTCGGTGGGACGCCCCGGAGGTGCTGGAGGTTCTGGGTGGTGATGAGGAAGGCCGGGCAGTGATGCAATGGTCTGCCAGCTCCACCTGCTGGCACGCAGCGCCTGGTGCTGCAGGTCCCACCCCAAACCACAAGACGCCAAAAGGGTCCGAAGAACTTCAGACAAGAGAGAGGTGAATGCACCCTACTGTGTCTGACCcgttttctcccttttccccacccaggaaGGCCAGCTGACCTCTCCCATCGCACACCTCGGTGGAGTATAAATGGCCTCAAAACGTCACTCAGAGCCTCTGGATGCCATCCTTTTTCACAAGCTACCTCGGCTGGAGGCCGAACCCGACCCGGGCAGCCCCTCCATTCCCTGCAAACCCAACCCTGTGCCCACAGCCGGCCCCGAAACCCACCTCGGCTACAAGGGCTCCTACTTCTCCTGCCCACAGGCAGAGGGACAACTCCTACACTGCCTGCTCCgtcagccccacagccccacggGCAGACCGGGTGCTGAGCAGGGCAAAAATCACCCCATGTGGGACCCCCTGGTGGCACAGGACAAGTGGCCCAGCCAGCAGGGCCACCCCTTCCCCCTGAAGAAGCCACCAGCCGTCCCCAAGCCCGTGTATGCAGCCCCGCTTTGCTTCTCACCGCTGAGCTCCCAGGGAGGTGATGCCCTGCAAAGGGGGCCGGGGGCCGTGTCTGCTGTGCCCCCACCCTCCCCAGTCACCCTCTCCCACTATTACACTGCCTTTGAGAAGTACCGTGGTCCCCCAGCTGTGCATGACCAGGGGAAGCCACCCGAAATTCCCACCTGCATCCCAGACCCCTGGATGAAGGCACACCGGGAGCATCCCTCTGCTTGCTACCCACAGCCCCCCTACCCGCAGCCTCCGGGCTCCTTTTCTTACAAAGCTTTCGGCTTCATGGTAAATGGGAAATCTCCCCTTTTTCCCAGCACTTACCTTAAGCCCCCAACCCCCCAGAGCCACTATCCCAGCCCCTTGGATTGCTTTGCGTCGAGGCCGGCCGCTCCGGGCACGCTGCCCTCTCTGAAAGCAATGGGACCACCAAGGGATCTTGAGCCTCCACCCCTCCTGCCTCCAGCTGGGTACCTGCATCCAAATCCTGGATTCGCCTTCAGCCCCATGGATGCTGTGTTGTTTACGGAGGATCACAGCGATGGGCGAAAGGCACCGCTGGAAGCCCATGGAGGGAGGGTGGTGACGAGGCACAGCAGCGCCTTCCACCCCATCCACACCCCACAGAAGACACCTGATGGGCTGTTGGGGCCATTTCCCAAAGGAGAGCCTGGCTACAGTCTGGATAAGGCATTGACGGCCAACCCCGTCCCCCGCCAGCAGCAGGTGGTCAAAGCTGGGGTCGGGGATGCCACCAAGGAGCACTTCATCCCTTGTAGGGCCATCTGTCCccaagagaggctgagggacCGACAGAGTGGTGATGTgtcccccccttccccaccGATGCCAGTGATCAACAAGGTCTTCAGCCTGGCGCCTTACCGGGATTACCTGGAGGGGACCGAAGGCTCCACTGATGTCCCCAAGGAGCATCCACAAGGGGACGCAGCCACACCACAAAACTCAAGCAGCGGTCAGGAGCCTGCTGGCATCAAGGCGACATCCAGCTCACTGCGTGGTGATGGGGAGAGTTGTCACCAAAAGATCCCCGAAGGTCCCAAGACAAAACCTGTGTCCCCAGAGCCACCAGCAGGGCTTCAGGACAGCGGTGGGGAACCAATCCCTGGTGATGTGGCACTGGACTTGAGCTTGAAGAAGAGCTTGGTGACAACGGGGAGCACCCGCACAGAGGGGATGTTGGACCCAGGGGAGAAAGAGGGGCCACTGGGGCAGGTGGAGGTGGCTGAGGACACCAAGGTGCCACTGCAGCTGGCGGAGGCGGGTGGGGACACCAAACCCCAGGTGCCACCCAACCAAGTGGAGGTGGGTGAGGACACCAAAGCCCAGGTGCCAGCACAGCTGGTGGAGGTCAGCTCTAAGGACAGGAGCCACTTCCAGAGCTCAGCTGCCTTCATGTTCAAGAAATACAAGATCCTCAAATCCTGGGGACCCCCCGGTgccccccagcccagctctccgCCGCACGCGTGGAAGGGGTCCCCCAGCACCTCTGTCCTGCAGGAGCCTTGCCACAACACGAAGCCTGTGGACACGTCACCAGCCCTGCCCCAAGCCCCCTTGCCCGCCAGCCCCTGCCACATCCCAGCCCAGCCATGCGTAGTCAACCAGGGTTTCTCTGCCTTGCACATGTCCCTGTGCAGCATCATCTCATGCTCGGTGTCCGCGTCCTCCCCGGAGCTGCTGCGGGACTGGCTGAGGAGGACAGAGCCGGGAGACACCCTGGCAGAGACACCCAGATCCCTTCCTAAAGCCAAAAATGGCTCCAAACTCCCTGAGCCTCAGAAGCCCCCGAAAGGCAAGGAGATCTGGCTGGCGTTCCGCAATGCAGCCGCTCTCCTCAGCAAGCTCCTGGCTCAGCTGGAGGCTTTCGCCTTCACCCGCAAGTGTCCCTTTCCCTACGTGCTGCGGGCAGGTGCCATCTTCATCCCCATCCACGTGGTGAAGGAGAAGCTCTTCCCCGAGCTCCCCGGGGCCTCTGTGGACCaggtgctgcagaagcacaaagTGGAGCTGCGGCCCACCACGCTCTCTGAAGAGAAGcttctgagggagctggagctCAAGGGCTGCACTTCACGCATGCTGAAGCTCCTGGCTCTCAAACAGCTCCCTGAGATCTACCCAGATCTGCTGAACCTCCTGTGGCACCACTCCATTCAGCAGCAGCTCGGTAGGTAGCAGGGTGATCCCCGTCCCTTCCCCATGGGGCTTGGAGAAGGATATCCCACTAAAACCCAAGGATGCCCTACTGCAACCCGAGAGCTCCCCTTTAAAACCCAAGGGTTCCCTACTAAAACCCAAGGATTTCCCATTAAAACCCAAGGATGCCCTACTGCAACCCAAGAGTTCCCCTTTAAAACCCAAGGGTTCCCTACTA
This Lagopus muta isolate bLagMut1 chromosome 10, bLagMut1 primary, whole genome shotgun sequence DNA region includes the following protein-coding sequences:
- the C10H15orf39 gene encoding uncharacterized protein C15orf39 homolog isoform X1, with protein sequence MASKRHSEPLDAILFHKLPRLEAEPDPGSPSIPCKPNPVPTAGPETHLGYKGSYFSCPQAEGQLLHCLLRQPHSPTGRPGAEQGKNHPMWDPLVAQDKWPSQQGHPFPLKKPPAVPKPVYAAPLCFSPLSSQGGDALQRGPGAVSAVPPPSPVTLSHYYTAFEKYRGPPAVHDQGKPPEIPTCIPDPWMKAHREHPSACYPQPPYPQPPGSFSYKAFGFMVNGKSPLFPSTYLKPPTPQSHYPSPLDCFASRPAAPGTLPSLKAMGPPRDLEPPPLLPPAGYLHPNPGFAFSPMDAVLFTEDHSDGRKAPLEAHGGRVVTRHSSAFHPIHTPQKTPDGLLGPFPKGEPGYSLDKALTANPVPRQQQVVKAGVGDATKEHFIPCRAICPQERLRDRQSGDVSPPSPPMPVINKVFSLAPYRDYLEGTEGSTDVPKEHPQGDAATPQNSSSGQEPAGIKATSSSLRGDGESCHQKIPEGPKTKPVSPEPPAGLQDSGGEPIPGDVALDLSLKKSLVTTGSTRTEGMLDPGEKEGPLGQVEVAEDTKVPLQLAEAGGDTKPQVPPNQVEVGEDTKAQVPAQLVEVSSKDRSHFQSSAAFMFKKYKILKSWGPPGAPQPSSPPHAWKGSPSTSVLQEPCHNTKPVDTSPALPQAPLPASPCHIPAQPCVVNQGFSALHMSLCSIISCSVSASSPELLRDWLRRTEPGDTLAETPRSLPKAKNGSKLPEPQKPPKGKEIWLAFRNAAALLSKLLAQLEAFAFTRKCPFPYVLRAGAIFIPIHVVKEKLFPELPGASVDQVLQKHKVELRPTTLSEEKLLRELELKGCTSRMLKLLALKQLPEIYPDLLNLLWHHSIQQQLGRLSGAGRSHPALLSQLPQLEASPPTLCLAGSRSEVGQ
- the C10H15orf39 gene encoding uncharacterized protein C15orf39 homolog isoform X2 — translated: MASKRHSEPLDAILFHKLPRLEAEPDPGSPSIPCKPNPVPTAGPETHLGYKGSYFSCPQAEGQLLHCLLRQPHSPTGRPGAEQGKNHPMWDPLVAQDKWPSQQGHPFPLKKPPAVPKPVYAAPLCFSPLSSQGGDALQRGPGAVSAVPPPSPVTLSHYYTAFEKYRGPPAVHDQGKPPEIPTCIPDPWMKAHREHPSACYPQPPYPQPPGSFSYKAFGFMVNGKSPLFPSTYLKPPTPQSHYPSPLDCFASRPAAPGTLPSLKAMGPPRDLEPPPLLPPAGYLHPNPGFAFSPMDAVLFTEDHSDGRKAPLEAHGGRVVTRHSSAFHPIHTPQKTPDGLLGPFPKGEPGYSLDKALTANPVPRQQQVVKAGVGDATKEHFIPCRAICPQERLRDRQSGDVSPPSPPMPVINKVFSLAPYRDYLEGTEGSTDVPKEHPQGDAATPQNSSSGQEPAGIKATSSSLRGDGESCHQKIPEGPKTKPVSPEPPAGLQDSGGEPIPGDVALDLSLKKSLVTTGSTRTEGMLDPGEKEGPLGQVEVAEDTKVPLQLAEAGGDTKPQVPPNQVEVGEDTKAQVPAQLVEVSSKDRSHFQSSAAFMFKKYKILKSWGPPGAPQPSSPPHAWKGSPSTSVLQEPCHNTKPVDTSPALPQAPLPASPCHIPAQPCVVNQGFSALHMSLCSIISCSVSASSPELLRDWLRRTEPGDTLAETPRSLPKAKNGSKLPEPQKPPKGKEIWLAFRNAAALLSKLLAQLEAFAFTRKCPFPYVLRAGAIFIPIHVVKEKLFPELPGASVDQVLQKHKVELRPTTLSEEKLLRELELKGCTSRMLKLLALKQLPEIYPDLLNLLWHHSIQQQLGSRSEVGQ